Proteins encoded by one window of Arachis hypogaea cultivar Tifrunner chromosome 1, arahy.Tifrunner.gnm2.J5K5, whole genome shotgun sequence:
- the LOC112709943 gene encoding SUN domain-containing protein 1 — translation MSASSVSIMATNPEARQRAVKKVTTAIEMLPTDVAVSPAGTAGEGRQPSSVREGHDLSHQSIRTGAVLRRTSNDLVPAKKASAGGGDSTAAPQRRTRKLVPKAKKPRWLTVLSVMGKNIGLLIVVWCLVQLIRMFMAKSSNAGMVSGDGAGVAGGYALAEFEGRIADIDDLLRMVQKRVDVVDKKIEEKGAALEKELKKLERLEKLEAASKKLEGNLATLKAKDWIQKGELDKVVEGLKKVKASGGLDIDEVKEFARKMIEEGIDKHAADGIGMVDYALASGGAAVVKHSEPFDVGGRGNWFSLSAKNGVHPNAEKMLKPSFGEPGQCFPLKDSSGFVQIRLRTAIVPEAITLEHVAKSVAYDRSSAPKDCRISGWLQGRNMDSVIHPERMFLLSEFTYDLDKSHAQTFKLLDSASSVVVDTVRLDFTSNHGSPSHTCIYRLRVHGHEPEIVSMMATQSL, via the exons ATGTCGGCATCTTCGGTCTCTATTATGGCCACGAACCCGGAAGCGCGTCAGCGCGCGGTCAAGAAGGTCACCACCGCCATCGAAATGCTCCCCACTGATGTCGCCGTCTCACCCGCCGGGACTGCCGGGGAAGGAAGGCAACCTTCCTCCGTCCGAGAAGGCCACGACCTCAGCCACCAATCGATCCGTACCGGTGCCGTTCTCCGCCGAACTTCAAACGATTTGGTCCCAGCGAAGAAGGCCTCCGCTGGAGGCGGCGATTCCACCGCCGCGCCGCAACGGCGGACCCGGAAGCTCGTCCCGAAGGCTAAGAAGCCGCGGTGGCTGACGGTGCTGAGCGTCATGGGCAAGAATATCGGGCTTCTGATTGTTGTTTGGTGCTTGGTTCAGTTGATTCGAATGTTCATGGCGAAGTCCAGCAACGCTGGCATGGTTTCCGGAGACGGTGCTGGCGTAGCTGGCGGTTACGCCTTGGCAGAATTCGAGGGCAGGATCGCCGACATTGACGATCTGCTGAGGATGGTACAGAAGCGGGTGGATGTTGTGGACAAGAAAATTGAGGAGAAGGGCGCTGCTTTGGAGAAGGAGTTGAAGAAATTGGAGAGATTGGAGAAACTTGAAGCGGCGAGTAAGAAATTGGAAGGGAATTTGGCTACATTGAAGGCAAAAGATTGGATTCAAAAGGGAGAGCTTGATAAGGTTGTTGAGGGTTTGAAGAAAGTGAAGGCAAGTGGGGGTTTGGATATAGATGAAGTGAAGGAATTCGCGAGGAAGATGATTGAGGAAGGGATTGATAAGCATGCTGCTGATGGGATTGGGATGGTGGACTATGCATTGGCGAGTGGTGGCGCCGCCGTCGTGAAGCATTCGGAGCCGTTTGATGTGGGAGGGAGAGGGAACTGGTTCTCGTTGTCTGCTAAGAATGGTGTTCACCCCAATGCCGAAAAGATGTTGAAACCGAGCTTTGGCGAACCGGGGCAGTGCTTTCCATTGAAAGACAGTAGCGGGTTTGTTCAGATCAGGTTGAGGACTGCCATCGTCCCTGAGGCCATCACATTGGAGCATGTTGCAAAG AGCGTTGCATATGACAGATCAAGTGCTCCAAAAGACTGCAGGATCTCCGGTTGGCTACAGGGGCGTAATATGGATTCCGTTATTCATCCAGAGAGGATGTTTCTCCTATCAGAATTCACATATGACCTTGACAAGAGCCACGCTCAAACTTTCAAGTTGCTGGACTCGGCAAGTTCTGTTGTTGTCGACACAGTACGGCTCGATTTTACCTCAAACCATGGAAGCCCTTCACACACTTGTATATATCGCTTGAGGGTTCATGGTCACGAGCCCGAAATAGTTTCAATGATGGCTACACAATCATTATAA